From Methanocella paludicola SANAE, a single genomic window includes:
- a CDS encoding PAS domain-containing sensor histidine kinase, with translation MSPGHTPATQDEDKTREELLSELQELKAKAATLENAQCKSTLEALRESEAKYRYLVENANSIIIRWDLKGNLTFFNEFAEKFFGYRAGEVLGRNVIGTIVPEAESTGRDLMAMIRDIERQPECYKTNLNENICRDGERVWISWTNKAVRDAQGNVVEILSVGNDITERKRAEESLRQRERQLAEAQALTDTGSWEMDLATGEITYSDHMLRILHLPPGRHTYREFEERIHPEDRERRDAELMAGIKSTERREVDYRIVLPDGSVRHIHAMGKAILDPSGRPVKFSSTIQDITGWREAEEALRESEEKFRVLAESSSAMFWLYQGDRFIYVNDAGVRLTGYTAVELMRMNFWDVVHPDDQGLVRERGLARQRGETVPQKYEVKLLTKSGEIRWVEVNAGRIVYRGKPAGIATFFDITERKMAEEALRKSEENFRAAFEQAAVGMTHARKDGRFLRVNQKFCDITGYTRGELVKMSAMDITYPPDMAAEVRLIKRMLAGELSTLTSEKRYVRKDGAIVWVNLTVTPIYHNGALEYLMGITEDITERKLAEEELKSAKSQAELYLDLMGHDINNIHQAALGYLELARDVPCEAREEYMDKASEALHRSAQLINNVRKLQKYQDNRMQAHDVDVCAVLTEVHREYTMTNGKSVALNFNGCKRCTVRADDLLHDVFSNLVGNAIKHTGDNARISISLDTARKDGAECCRVRVDDDGPGIPEESKKTLFKRSLKGTPRAKGMGLGLYIVKTLVENYRGEVWVEDRVPGDHTKGARFVVVLPALE, from the coding sequence ATGAGCCCAGGCCACACTCCCGCTACCCAGGACGAGGATAAGACCAGGGAGGAGCTTCTATCCGAGCTACAAGAGCTTAAGGCTAAAGCGGCCACGCTCGAAAACGCTCAATGCAAGAGCACCCTGGAAGCCCTGCGGGAGAGCGAGGCCAAATACCGGTACCTCGTCGAGAACGCGAACAGCATCATCATCCGCTGGGACCTGAAAGGTAACCTCACATTTTTCAACGAGTTCGCGGAAAAATTTTTCGGATATCGGGCAGGCGAGGTGTTAGGCAGGAACGTGATAGGCACGATTGTGCCTGAAGCCGAGAGCACCGGCAGAGACCTGATGGCGATGATCCGGGACATAGAGCGGCAACCCGAATGCTATAAGACGAATTTGAACGAGAATATTTGCCGGGACGGGGAGCGAGTCTGGATATCGTGGACCAATAAGGCCGTCCGCGATGCACAGGGGAACGTCGTCGAGATACTGTCGGTGGGCAATGATATTACTGAACGTAAACGGGCCGAGGAGTCCTTACGGCAGAGGGAGAGGCAGCTAGCGGAAGCCCAGGCGCTTACCGATACAGGCAGCTGGGAGATGGACCTGGCCACCGGCGAGATCACGTACTCCGACCACATGCTCCGGATCCTCCATTTACCGCCCGGGAGGCATACTTATCGTGAATTCGAGGAAAGGATACACCCCGAGGACCGGGAGCGAAGAGATGCCGAACTGATGGCGGGCATAAAAAGCACCGAACGCCGCGAAGTGGACTACCGTATCGTACTGCCCGACGGCAGCGTACGGCATATCCATGCCATGGGGAAGGCGATCCTGGACCCCTCGGGCAGGCCGGTCAAGTTCTCGTCGACCATACAGGACATTACCGGGTGGCGGGAGGCGGAAGAGGCCCTGCGCGAGAGCGAGGAAAAGTTCCGCGTCCTGGCCGAGTCGTCCTCCGCCATGTTCTGGCTATACCAGGGAGACCGTTTCATTTATGTCAACGATGCCGGCGTGCGCCTGACCGGGTACACGGCCGTCGAGCTCATGCGGATGAATTTCTGGGACGTGGTGCACCCCGATGACCAGGGGCTCGTCAGGGAGCGAGGGCTGGCCCGGCAGCGGGGCGAGACAGTGCCGCAGAAGTACGAGGTTAAGCTGCTTACAAAAAGCGGCGAGATACGCTGGGTCGAGGTCAATGCGGGGCGCATTGTTTACCGGGGGAAGCCTGCGGGGATAGCCACGTTCTTCGATATCACCGAGCGTAAGATGGCCGAGGAAGCGCTGCGTAAGAGCGAGGAAAATTTCCGCGCTGCGTTCGAGCAGGCGGCCGTCGGCATGACGCACGCGAGGAAAGACGGCCGTTTCTTAAGGGTAAACCAGAAGTTTTGCGATATTACCGGCTATACCCGCGGAGAGCTTGTGAAAATGAGCGCCATGGACATTACATACCCGCCGGATATGGCCGCAGAGGTCCGGCTCATCAAGCGTATGCTGGCCGGAGAGCTGTCCACTTTAACTAGTGAAAAACGCTATGTCAGGAAAGATGGCGCCATTGTCTGGGTAAACCTGACCGTTACGCCGATCTACCATAACGGAGCGCTGGAGTACCTGATGGGGATCACCGAGGACATCACCGAGCGTAAGCTGGCCGAGGAGGAGCTGAAGTCCGCTAAATCCCAGGCCGAGCTGTACCTGGACCTGATGGGGCATGACATCAACAACATCCACCAGGCGGCGCTGGGATACCTTGAGCTTGCCCGGGACGTGCCCTGCGAAGCCCGGGAAGAGTACATGGATAAGGCATCGGAGGCCTTGCATCGCAGCGCTCAGCTTATCAACAATGTGCGTAAGCTGCAAAAGTACCAGGATAACCGGATGCAAGCCCACGATGTGGACGTATGCGCGGTGCTGACAGAGGTGCATCGTGAGTACACGATGACCAACGGTAAATCGGTCGCCTTAAACTTTAACGGCTGTAAGCGTTGCACTGTCCGGGCGGACGACCTGCTGCACGACGTGTTCTCGAACCTGGTGGGTAACGCCATAAAGCATACCGGGGACAATGCCCGCATATCCATAAGCCTCGATACGGCCAGAAAGGACGGCGCAGAATGTTGCCGTGTCCGGGTGGATGATGATGGCCCCGGCATCCCTGAAGAATCCAAGAAAACACTTTTCAAACGGTCCCTTAAAGGTACTCCTCGTGCTAAAGGGATGGGCCTCGGGCTCTACATAGTAAAAACGCTCGTAGAAAATTATCGTGGCGAGGTGTGGGTCGAGGACCGTGTACCTGGTGATCATACGAAGGGGGCCCGTTTCGTGGTCGTGCTGCCCGCTTTAGAATAG
- a CDS encoding metallophosphoesterase, with translation MKIAVLSDTHLRAKMPQELLDMLKDADLVVHAGDFITPVVYEAVKASSKRLVAVHGNSDDDSIKSTLPESVIFDAEGVKIGVIHKGRYGTDVTNMRYLALEMGVKVLIYGHLHSPVIDQTDVLLLCPGSPIFPRMADPTIAILHVEGSEIRVDIIKTNTGQMCKSIDFARSLGKE, from the coding sequence ATGAAGATCGCCGTACTTTCGGATACGCACCTGCGCGCTAAGATGCCGCAGGAATTGCTGGACATGCTCAAGGACGCCGACCTGGTGGTCCACGCGGGCGACTTCATTACTCCGGTAGTGTACGAGGCCGTTAAGGCCAGCTCGAAGCGCCTGGTCGCCGTTCACGGCAACAGCGACGATGATTCTATTAAGTCGACGCTGCCCGAAAGCGTGATATTCGACGCCGAAGGCGTAAAGATCGGAGTTATTCATAAAGGTCGCTATGGTACCGACGTGACCAATATGCGCTACCTGGCGCTCGAGATGGGCGTTAAAGTGCTCATCTATGGCCATCTCCATAGCCCGGTCATAGACCAGACCGACGTGCTTTTACTCTGTCCGGGGAGCCCCATCTTCCCCCGCATGGCCGACCCGACTATTGCAATACTGCATGTCGAGGGGAGCGAGATACGGGTCGACATTATTAAGACAAATACGGGGCAGATGTGCAAGTCGATTGACTTTGCCCGGTCGCTGGGTAAAGAATAA
- a CDS encoding NOB1 family endonuclease, whose amino-acid sequence MPQTYVLDASAFIYGMFPGGEMLTPPKVYAEVKDESSALKREMLAGLSVREPEARWVGEVRIEAGKTGDIMRLSPSDIDLLALAAEERAAGKDVAILTDDYAVQNVARKMGLTIMPLHQKRIKYNIVWEKRCMGCNRTYKEGDVCEVCGSPLKLRKARGKQDEKR is encoded by the coding sequence ATGCCCCAAACGTACGTTCTGGATGCCTCCGCCTTCATATACGGGATGTTCCCCGGAGGAGAGATGTTGACCCCGCCCAAAGTCTACGCGGAGGTAAAGGATGAATCCTCCGCCCTGAAGCGGGAAATGCTTGCAGGACTATCCGTCCGGGAGCCCGAAGCCCGGTGGGTCGGGGAGGTCAGGATCGAGGCGGGTAAGACGGGGGATATCATGCGCCTCTCGCCGTCGGACATAGACCTGCTGGCGCTGGCCGCCGAAGAGCGGGCCGCCGGGAAAGACGTGGCCATCCTGACGGACGACTACGCGGTCCAGAACGTTGCCCGGAAAATGGGCCTGACGATAATGCCCCTTCATCAAAAGCGGATAAAGTATAACATCGTGTGGGAAAAACGGTGCATGGGATGCAACCGGACATACAAGGAGGGCGACGTGTGCGAAGTCTGCGGGTCCCCCCTGAAGCTGAGAAAAGCACGAGGTAAGCAGGATGAGAAACGTTAA
- a CDS encoding ATP-dependent DNA helicase, producing MPSAYEKFFPKPSFYPNQEEAMDKIYGALLAGRLVLFEGACGTGKTLSALAPSLAIGREKNKKVIIATNVHQQMEQFIQEAREIKAIADIKVAVVKGKTHMCPLEKDYDECNLLRENTFELLELERDIVKLKQKDGEAAKMRGDPGYADLRRSIAGEVMAGQDKIALLKKRSCPYLMAVMKEDNTSFRDWLFKGVRSPEDITEEALKKKQCGYELLKRNLKEAELIICNYHHLLDPDIRMRMLTWMGCSLSDVILIFDEAHNLEAQARSHSSITLSENIVERALMEASSVKSPSKEGIEYFLMLLHKTIRDAYQSKIGFGEAMTYSWFDVTIRDPRGTEDMLSQKIKAEMQKRGIDIMTVLGDAIDIGLDIDEAYRNEYKNGKSETKRSSSLLAVGVFMMTYLKEAGKVDYYPVLQARRSRDGMIYGRIELFSCIPTDVTKPIMEGAYSVVLMSATLKPFDMVRSTLGILRETAELSYGTTFPPERRRTLAVDVPPQFAKNRYMPDMVKSLTQLLEDVINGSDGNVLIFFPSAAEASRYSKLLKVDVPVFVDLAGVSAQDTKNEFFKHGDGGGKAVLISYLWGTLTEGVDYKFDRCRTVVIVGVGFPSLNDRMMAVQNAYDTKFGVKKGWEYGVLFPTIRRIRQANGRVVRSPEDYGLRILADRRFTMESVKDMARYSIYMQFPEDERKEFKDIKPDKVKFSMMNFFTDIKRMDEMPKKKKGRGQG from the coding sequence ATGCCGTCCGCCTATGAAAAATTTTTCCCGAAGCCGTCCTTTTATCCTAACCAGGAGGAGGCCATGGATAAGATCTATGGCGCCCTGTTAGCCGGCCGCCTGGTCCTTTTCGAGGGCGCGTGCGGTACGGGGAAGACGCTGTCGGCGCTGGCGCCGTCGCTGGCCATCGGCCGGGAAAAAAATAAGAAGGTCATCATCGCCACGAACGTTCACCAGCAGATGGAGCAGTTCATCCAGGAGGCCCGCGAGATAAAAGCCATCGCGGACATCAAGGTGGCCGTGGTCAAGGGTAAGACGCACATGTGCCCCCTCGAAAAGGACTATGACGAGTGTAATCTTTTGCGTGAGAATACGTTTGAGTTGCTGGAGCTTGAACGGGACATCGTGAAGCTGAAGCAGAAGGATGGCGAGGCGGCGAAGATGCGGGGCGACCCTGGCTACGCTGACCTCCGCCGGAGTATCGCGGGCGAGGTCATGGCGGGCCAGGACAAAATAGCATTATTAAAGAAGCGCTCGTGCCCGTACCTGATGGCCGTCATGAAAGAGGATAACACGAGCTTCCGCGACTGGCTCTTCAAGGGCGTACGCAGCCCCGAGGACATAACCGAAGAAGCCCTAAAAAAGAAGCAATGCGGCTACGAACTCCTTAAACGCAACCTCAAAGAGGCCGAGCTCATCATCTGTAATTATCACCATCTACTGGATCCTGATATCCGTATGCGCATGCTGACCTGGATGGGCTGCTCGCTGTCCGACGTTATCCTGATCTTCGACGAGGCCCACAACCTGGAGGCACAGGCGCGGTCGCATTCTTCCATCACGCTCTCCGAAAATATAGTTGAGCGAGCCCTGATGGAGGCCTCGTCCGTGAAAAGCCCGTCGAAGGAGGGCATAGAGTACTTCCTGATGCTCCTGCATAAGACGATCCGGGACGCCTACCAATCTAAAATCGGCTTCGGGGAGGCCATGACGTACTCGTGGTTCGACGTCACCATCCGCGACCCCCGGGGCACCGAGGACATGCTCTCCCAAAAAATAAAGGCCGAGATGCAGAAGCGGGGCATCGATATCATGACCGTGCTCGGCGACGCCATCGATATCGGGCTGGACATCGACGAGGCGTATCGGAACGAGTATAAGAATGGCAAGAGCGAAACCAAGAGGTCGTCGTCGCTGCTGGCCGTGGGCGTCTTCATGATGACCTACCTGAAGGAAGCCGGTAAAGTGGACTATTACCCCGTGCTTCAGGCCCGCCGGAGCCGGGACGGCATGATATACGGTCGTATCGAGCTCTTTAGCTGTATCCCGACGGATGTGACGAAGCCCATCATGGAGGGCGCTTATTCCGTGGTGCTGATGTCGGCTACTTTGAAGCCCTTTGACATGGTGCGCTCCACTCTTGGTATACTGCGGGAAACTGCGGAGCTGAGCTATGGTACGACGTTCCCCCCGGAGCGCCGGAGAACATTAGCCGTTGATGTGCCTCCCCAGTTCGCGAAGAACCGCTATATGCCCGACATGGTCAAGTCTCTCACTCAGCTTCTTGAGGATGTCATTAACGGCTCGGACGGTAACGTTCTCATCTTCTTCCCGAGCGCTGCAGAGGCATCACGATATAGCAAACTTCTGAAGGTAGACGTGCCCGTCTTCGTAGACTTGGCGGGTGTGTCGGCGCAGGATACGAAGAACGAGTTCTTCAAGCACGGCGACGGGGGAGGGAAGGCCGTACTTATCTCATACCTGTGGGGCACACTGACCGAGGGTGTGGACTACAAGTTCGACCGGTGCCGGACCGTGGTCATCGTGGGCGTCGGGTTCCCGTCGCTGAACGACCGCATGATGGCGGTACAGAACGCCTACGATACGAAGTTCGGGGTGAAAAAGGGGTGGGAGTACGGCGTGCTGTTCCCGACCATCCGGCGTATCAGGCAGGCGAATGGGCGCGTCGTGAGGTCGCCCGAGGATTATGGCCTGCGCATCCTGGCCGACCGGCGGTTCACTATGGAGTCGGTCAAGGACATGGCCCGGTACTCGATCTACATGCAGTTCCCCGAGGATGAGCGTAAAGAGTTCAAGGATATTAAGCCGGATAAAGTCAAGTTCTCAATGATGAACTTCTTCACGGATATTAAGCGGATGGATGAGATGCCCAAGAAGAAAAAGGGTCGCGGGCAGGGATAA
- a CDS encoding 30S ribosomal protein S3ae, giving the protein MARKAAKKVDAFRAKNWYQVLAPAEFNRANIGETLADMPEKMIGRIMESTLGDITGDWAKQNTKMLFRIDEIGGNSAYTSFIGHEMTKDYMRSLVKRRTTKVDANLVVTTKDGYKLRLKPLVFTVKRARTSQIESIRKIMVAVVASRGKELTFNELVADTVNGKVAAEIYKATKNIYPLRRAEVAKSEVVFRPAVASSAAAAPAAAPAPAPAAEAAPAPAPEEKPKE; this is encoded by the coding sequence ATGGCGAGAAAAGCAGCAAAGAAGGTCGACGCGTTCCGGGCCAAGAACTGGTACCAGGTACTCGCGCCGGCAGAGTTCAACCGGGCTAACATCGGCGAGACCCTCGCGGACATGCCCGAAAAGATGATCGGCAGGATCATGGAATCCACGCTCGGTGACATCACCGGCGACTGGGCCAAGCAGAACACCAAGATGCTGTTCAGGATCGACGAGATCGGCGGCAACAGCGCCTACACGTCCTTTATCGGCCACGAGATGACCAAGGACTACATGCGCTCGCTAGTCAAGCGCCGCACGACCAAGGTCGATGCGAACTTAGTTGTCACGACCAAGGACGGCTACAAGCTCCGCTTAAAGCCCCTGGTCTTCACTGTCAAGAGGGCAAGGACCTCGCAGATCGAGAGTATCCGTAAGATCATGGTCGCCGTTGTCGCTTCCCGCGGTAAGGAGCTTACCTTCAATGAGCTCGTCGCGGACACCGTTAACGGCAAGGTCGCGGCCGAGATATACAAGGCGACGAAGAACATCTACCCGCTCCGCAGGGCAGAAGTCGCCAAGTCCGAGGTCGTTTTCAGGCCGGCTGTAGCTTCGTCTGCAGCGGCTGCACCCGCAGCGGCACCGGCTCCGGCACCCGCGGCCGAGGCTGCACCCGCGCCGGCTCCCGAAGAGAAGCCCAAAGAGTAA
- a CDS encoding orotate phosphoribosyltransferase-like protein, whose protein sequence is MRNVNDLIEKAIELRNRGLRSGEIADELNISRETATWLLTRARKETGVPAPKDIFVDWSSIGKSSSRLMLIATCMADMVEETLNELDTNVDAVVGVALSGVPLANIVAYQYGVDLAVVHPGKHGYEEGKEAKEMKATLSENYSDVRGKRCAIIDDVITTGGTAEETIKLIQDSGGEAVVVAVIIDKKGIESVDSVPVRSLIRVGRVG, encoded by the coding sequence ATGAGAAACGTTAACGACCTTATTGAAAAGGCGATCGAGCTGAGGAACCGCGGCCTGAGATCGGGCGAGATCGCCGACGAGCTGAACATCTCGCGGGAGACGGCCACCTGGCTTCTCACCCGCGCCAGAAAGGAGACCGGGGTGCCGGCGCCGAAGGATATTTTCGTGGACTGGAGCTCGATCGGGAAGAGCTCGAGCAGGCTTATGCTCATCGCGACCTGCATGGCCGATATGGTGGAGGAGACTCTTAACGAGCTCGACACGAACGTGGACGCCGTGGTGGGCGTAGCCCTCAGCGGCGTGCCGCTGGCGAACATCGTGGCCTACCAGTACGGCGTGGACCTGGCCGTCGTCCACCCGGGCAAGCATGGCTATGAGGAGGGCAAAGAGGCAAAAGAGATGAAGGCCACGCTCAGCGAGAATTACTCTGACGTGCGGGGTAAGCGCTGTGCCATCATCGACGACGTCATCACCACCGGGGGCACGGCGGAGGAGACCATCAAGCTCATCCAGGACAGCGGCGGCGAGGCCGTGGTCGTGGCGGTCATCATCGATAAGAAGGGCATCGAGAGTGTCGATTCCGTTCCCGTCCGGTCGCTTATTCGTGTCGGGCGCGTCGGATAA
- a CDS encoding LamG-like jellyroll fold domain-containing protein produces the protein MKLLIKIVLYICPFLLLFTVCGIQAAFAGSLVSSGLMLWYDMNDTGSTLTDRSNNGNPGTVYGALYDLLPSGAGEREFDGYNDHIKCNNSPGISPAGGLTVEVLFRPGRPGSLQTLVSKSASGATGDGYTMWINSNNDLQFLIYDRNHKKVVVSARPGFTKTNWYHATAVYNGANVTLYVNGVKYSTAVCGGFSPSTMALTIGKYAPSSSLYFDGDIATVRIYDRALTASEVLSNYKADQWRVTTTTHPFLLFHDIANTPGYKYRSSQPWSGWEEGILDSANIALTKDFTDPTWATSWEADNWVSARGQYAMNLGLAYQITKDKKYADKAKQALLDLDVGEVPEEPNSMIPEEFKAMSLLGYSLAYDWVQPALDIDSDKAIRDKLAVLADDVYGDLNWDGTKRSYITFCDFQGQAYPTLGIAGVVLHDYVNPHKLALRSMPSDWVKAATTYYFVNDGLHDYGQSLLSFEVDDAGKDMMGAYRAYYIDDLSWWAQVYSYYYQKNFLNTYPLAKKALTAELWSSLPNGYSGDLATDSNLIYAYHSGIANLLDTQDRSYILKYDDLVKDSNLLPYSREASHIYYDTEMPDALYYLVALDYSKVARSSPPYSSHLDDDSVYQVIREGWTTDSDWLSLVTYEEDTPTYSWRSAAHHDQMSIEYYSHGDLLLADAGEDRNILDRTYGRGESSHNTIAIENPRLPFTASSWANSNARGIFKGTRAGVETPVDINILAQTPWMVIADTDTAISEIISTFDTAQKLSSPINYERTVLYPDRDYMILVDRLEGMETWTYRTIFRPSSLSITPTEDKNGDGLYSGSEVGHVNLDLAVGPGSYDWRSMAYKKENATGIKTSSVAWTTTNPYGQAVGMKLYSVPSSEIRVTKLVGRVAGPDVRSEVLVPVVYYRSAPSKTLYRATVLLPAYADETKKVPQAITVSGNGNALQVKGQGHIDYIYTGKGASWFASYKTDADTVFIRARNGNATEITFLNGSYVSYAGAPIITLSGRADYFTFNKSGTSFSFKVRSAGTVSVTVSKLDPKSGSYTVLKDGKTYTGWTKVDGQTLIITNSGGEHKYDIT, from the coding sequence ATGAAGTTACTCATTAAAATTGTCCTGTATATTTGCCCGTTCTTACTGCTGTTCACCGTTTGTGGAATTCAGGCCGCTTTTGCGGGGTCACTAGTGAGCTCGGGGCTCATGTTATGGTACGATATGAACGATACGGGCAGCACGTTGACCGACCGGAGCAATAATGGAAATCCGGGGACAGTATACGGCGCTTTATATGACCTGTTGCCGAGTGGTGCCGGCGAGAGAGAATTCGACGGCTATAACGATCATATCAAGTGCAACAATTCGCCCGGCATAAGCCCTGCTGGCGGTTTGACAGTTGAAGTGCTATTCAGGCCGGGGCGTCCGGGCAGCTTGCAAACGCTGGTAAGCAAAAGCGCATCGGGTGCCACAGGCGACGGCTACACGATGTGGATCAACAGCAATAACGACCTTCAGTTCCTGATCTACGACCGCAACCATAAAAAGGTCGTCGTCAGCGCCAGGCCGGGCTTCACTAAGACAAACTGGTATCATGCCACGGCCGTTTACAATGGCGCTAATGTTACTCTTTACGTGAATGGCGTAAAGTACAGCACCGCCGTATGCGGCGGATTTTCGCCGTCCACCATGGCCCTGACCATCGGCAAGTACGCCCCATCGTCGTCCCTGTATTTTGACGGCGACATCGCGACCGTGAGGATCTATGACCGGGCATTGACCGCATCGGAAGTCCTGAGTAATTATAAGGCCGACCAGTGGAGGGTCACGACCACAACGCACCCCTTTTTATTATTCCATGACATCGCCAATACGCCTGGCTACAAATACCGGTCGTCGCAGCCGTGGAGCGGCTGGGAGGAAGGTATCCTGGATTCAGCGAATATCGCTTTGACAAAGGATTTCACCGATCCGACCTGGGCCACGAGCTGGGAAGCGGACAACTGGGTATCGGCGAGGGGCCAGTACGCCATGAACCTGGGCCTGGCCTACCAGATCACGAAGGATAAGAAGTACGCCGATAAGGCCAAACAGGCATTACTGGATCTGGACGTAGGCGAAGTGCCCGAGGAACCGAACTCGATGATACCCGAGGAATTCAAGGCCATGTCCCTGCTCGGCTATTCTCTCGCCTACGACTGGGTCCAGCCGGCCCTGGATATAGACAGCGATAAGGCCATCAGGGATAAGCTTGCCGTACTTGCGGACGATGTGTACGGGGACCTGAACTGGGACGGCACGAAGAGGAGCTACATCACGTTTTGTGACTTCCAGGGGCAGGCATACCCGACCTTAGGTATCGCCGGCGTCGTGCTGCACGACTATGTGAATCCCCACAAGCTCGCGCTGAGATCCATGCCTTCTGACTGGGTCAAGGCGGCGACGACGTACTACTTCGTTAATGACGGCCTGCACGACTATGGCCAGTCCCTGTTGAGCTTCGAGGTCGACGATGCCGGGAAGGACATGATGGGCGCCTACCGGGCCTATTATATTGATGACCTCTCCTGGTGGGCCCAGGTCTACAGCTATTATTACCAGAAGAACTTTCTCAATACGTACCCGCTGGCGAAAAAAGCGCTGACAGCAGAGCTATGGAGCTCGCTGCCCAACGGCTATTCCGGCGACCTGGCGACCGACTCGAACCTGATATATGCCTACCATTCGGGCATCGCGAACCTGCTGGACACGCAGGACCGTTCTTACATTTTAAAGTACGACGACCTCGTAAAGGATTCGAACCTGCTGCCCTACTCCAGGGAGGCCAGCCATATTTACTATGATACGGAGATGCCCGATGCCCTGTATTATTTGGTGGCTCTCGATTATTCAAAAGTAGCAAGGTCCAGCCCTCCCTATTCCAGCCACCTGGATGACGACTCCGTGTACCAGGTCATACGGGAGGGCTGGACGACGGACAGCGACTGGCTGTCTCTCGTGACATATGAAGAGGACACGCCGACATATAGCTGGAGGAGCGCGGCGCACCACGACCAGATGAGCATCGAGTATTACAGCCACGGCGACCTGCTGCTGGCCGATGCGGGCGAGGACAGGAACATCCTGGATAGGACCTACGGCCGCGGGGAATCGAGCCATAATACGATAGCCATCGAGAACCCGAGGTTGCCGTTCACCGCTTCCTCCTGGGCGAACAGCAATGCCCGGGGCATCTTTAAGGGCACGAGGGCCGGCGTCGAGACGCCCGTCGATATCAATATCCTGGCACAGACGCCCTGGATGGTGATAGCGGACACGGATACGGCCATTTCCGAGATAATAAGCACGTTCGATACCGCCCAGAAGCTATCGTCGCCCATAAACTATGAGCGGACTGTACTGTATCCCGACAGGGATTATATGATCCTCGTGGACCGGCTGGAAGGGATGGAAACGTGGACATATCGGACGATATTCCGGCCATCGAGCCTGAGCATCACGCCGACGGAGGATAAGAACGGCGACGGCCTGTACTCCGGAAGCGAAGTCGGGCACGTGAACCTGGACCTGGCCGTCGGCCCCGGCTCATACGACTGGCGATCGATGGCCTATAAGAAGGAGAACGCTACGGGCATCAAAACAAGCTCGGTCGCCTGGACGACGACGAACCCCTACGGGCAGGCGGTGGGCATGAAGCTGTACTCTGTGCCATCGTCGGAAATTCGTGTCACTAAGCTTGTAGGGAGAGTTGCCGGTCCTGATGTGAGGTCCGAAGTGCTGGTCCCTGTTGTATATTATCGTTCGGCACCCTCGAAGACCCTGTATCGGGCGACTGTCCTCCTGCCGGCATACGCGGATGAGACTAAGAAGGTGCCACAGGCCATTACTGTGAGCGGAAATGGGAATGCGCTACAAGTCAAAGGGCAGGGGCATATAGATTATATTTACACCGGGAAAGGCGCCTCGTGGTTCGCTTCCTATAAGACGGATGCTGATACGGTGTTCATCAGGGCGAGGAACGGGAATGCCACTGAGATCACTTTCCTTAATGGATCTTATGTGAGCTATGCCGGGGCCCCCATAATTACCCTATCGGGCAGGGCCGACTATTTTACGTTCAATAAGAGTGGCACGAGTTTCAGCTTCAAGGTAAGAAGTGCCGGGACTGTGAGCGTTACAGTAAGTAAGCTGGACCCGAAGTCGGGTAGTTATACCGTGCTAAAGGATGGGAAGACGTATACCGGGTGGACGAAGGTAGATGGACAGACTTTGATAATCACGAATAGCGGCGGCGAGCATAAGTACGATATTACATAG
- a CDS encoding fasciclin domain-containing protein yields the protein MMPGQMHGGMAMPVEQSNKDMMAALMDTKDTSMAASIMKTAGLDRIMRTEGMDTLFVASDMALKAESPDTLNRMRENLKDRQMATEFVKGHMVSGMITPDKMTDGEKLTMMNGMTMEVRKTDGRMMVDDANIVKAIKTKNGIIYVMDRIPSSIMTLVEQQGMSSMSDMPSSR from the coding sequence ATGATGCCAGGCCAAATGCACGGCGGCATGGCGATGCCCGTAGAGCAGTCCAACAAGGACATGATGGCCGCCTTGATGGACACAAAAGATACCAGCATGGCTGCATCAATTATGAAAACCGCAGGATTAGACCGTATTATGAGGACCGAAGGGATGGACACGTTGTTCGTCGCCTCGGACATGGCCCTGAAAGCTGAAAGCCCGGACACATTAAACAGGATGCGGGAAAATTTGAAAGACCGGCAGATGGCCACAGAATTTGTCAAAGGCCACATGGTGAGCGGCATGATCACGCCCGATAAGATGACCGATGGTGAGAAGCTCACCATGATGAACGGAATGACGATGGAGGTCAGGAAAACGGATGGCAGGATGATGGTGGACGACGCCAATATCGTCAAGGCCATCAAGACCAAAAACGGGATCATCTATGTGATGGACAGGATCCCCTCGTCGATTATGACGCTTGTGGAGCAGCAGGGCATGTCTTCCATGAGCGATATGCCGTCGAGCAGGTAA